tctgtttcctgatttatccgtgcaatataaaaatgccccgaaaataaaagtcctacgaatgccatgccaatttaatatgattttttcgggaatatttgaggatttatggtacTGAAaacaccgcggggggagctgccacctggccacgagggtggagggcgcgccctaccccccagggcgtgccccctgcctcgtgggcccacggtggccctcctccacttattcctgcacccatcctcctcttcttcctcccacaaacacgaatatccagctcaaccatgagttctagctcactttgctgcgattttcgatctccttgctcaaagcacctctcacaaaactgcttggggagattgttccttggtatgtgactcctccattggtccaattagtttttgttctagtgttttattcattgcaaatttgtgttgcataggtgaccatgttcttgagctttgcatgtcaaatttatatggttccaagtagttctaatgcatgatataggctctaggcacttgtaggagtagttgctatcaattttgttgagcttggttcacttttgtttgaagttactaaaaatttcggaaatttttcagagaaagcaatattcttaggaaaatgttccaaggcggttcttcgaggaagcaaggacccaggcttgcaatgcgtgatgctgatgaggaGCCCCCAAGGGACGCTCCcgtgcggccctgtgaatggccttcggaaaattttatggatcaagcgggaatcaaagaagaatttaacgcatattttcgtaacgccgatcttgtggactttgaggcagacaaatgcccacAGTACCATGATCTCACTAGTTCATTTccgaggaggtttgaattttcatcttcacgtaattctccaacagtcatgtttgatctttatgacaaatattataccatggacttagaggattttacttttgcttgcaaacttccacaatggggtagtactattgatccccgtaaatctgaatttagaaactttcttgctagtataactgtaggagaatctagagatataacacaagctaccatagggagcattcactttcctgctatacattattttgctctcttcataggtaggtgcataaatgctaaggatgaagcatgtcacatgtgtgtccctgaccttagcattctcaggagtgctgtgttaggagaccaatcttatcatatgggagccattgtagcacgtaggttgcatcataatagatataatggttatgcaacccgcttagctaattttcttgaggtggACGTTCGTGaaggtgatatggagttgcctcccacTTATTTagattttaattctatggccactcaccagtttgtcgagaggaatgactcacctctcttatatcgactaatctttgataaacggcgtgttgtccgtattactctccctgctcctgccttctttgattctcggacaaaaggaagatatactattaccagagaggaggcagatgagtacgagaggagagcagaggcagctcgacgccacgctgcagctcaggcggcgataaatgctgcatcgcagtacgaccccagctacacctatgggtatccgccaggctatccctcgcaataaaccaacttaggccaaaagcctaagcttgggggagtacgtatttcccactgacattacatttatgtttgcacacactcattgctagatgtcggtgctcatactttttcactgtaatatccatgctagtttattttctttttcctgctttcttcttgtgtgtttgttaaactttaagaaaaaccaaaaaattagtagtagtttacttttcttgctgtagtagtaataattaaaaagaaaacccaaaaatatttcccgttcttcttttgcttgttgggagctttcccatgtaaatagattttattttatttcttttctttgggggtcgataggagaagaccataattaaattgttgaagtggctcttatatgcattattggtgatctaaccaagagcccatattgccttgtcttctcctgtttattaaatgctcgcagattccagcttagtccaatgcacgtgcactcttattattattcacatcattcggtcgtgcaagtgaaaggcaattatgatgatatatgatggactgactgagatgagaaaagctggtatgaacacgacctcttttgtttttgtaaatatgatgagttcatcgttcctaatttagcctattatgaataaacatgtttgcaataacaattagagatcatagttactcgtgccatgcttgattaactatgagttataatggtttaccttgcgtgccaacatgctattgaaatggttgtgatgtggtatgatggggtggtatcctcctttgaatgatttaagtgacttgacttggcacatgttcacacatgtagttgaaacaaatcaacatagccttcacaatatttatgttcatggtagattatatcctactcatgcttgcatccaatgttcatgactgttgtcgctctctagttggtcgcttcccagtcttttgctagccttcacttgtactaagcgggaatactgcttgtgcatccaatcccttaaaccccaaagttattccatatgagtccactataccttcctatatgcggtatctacctgccgttccaagtaaatttgtatgtgccaaactctaaaccttcaaataaacattctattttgtatgctcgaatagctcatgtatcaagtaggactgcccttatcttccatgttaggcgggttattctcaagaggaatggactccactcctcattcacgagaaaatggctggtcaccgggatgcccagtcccatgctttatgcaaactaaatcaaaattaattgcaaacaaaactccccctgagactgttgctagttggagacactcattgtttcgagcaagtcatggattgatgcttgttggtggagggggagtataaactttaccattctgtttgggaaccgcctataatgtgtgtagcatggaagatatcgccatctcttagttgttatgttgacaatgaaagtatccctctcaaaatattatttatctctatttcaaaaccgagctctggcacctctacaaatccctgcttccctctgcgaagggtctatctatttacttttatgttgagtcatcaccctcttattaaaaagcactggctggagagcacagctgtcatttgcattcattactattaatttatattgggtatgactatgactggatctcttttaccatgaattacaatgtctagtcagtccttgatctttaaaggtgctctgcatttatgttttgcggtctcagaaagggctagcgagataccatcctgttatatcatattatgattgttttgagaaagtgttgtcatccgagatttattattatgactcgctagttgattatgctattgatatgagtaaacatgagacctgaaaattattgcaaatgtggttagtcatgatccttgctgaaaacttgaatgctggctttacatatttacaacaacaagagcaaacatagtttgtaaaagttttctttctctttcagtttatcaactgaattgcttgcagataagcaaaggtttaagcttgggggagttgatacgtcttcgtcgtatctacttttccaaacacttttgcccttgttttggactctaacttgcatgatttgaatggaactaacccggactgacgctgttttcagcagaattgtcgatgttgttttatgtgtagaaaacaaaagttcttggaatgacctgaaactccacggaacatctagttaaaaataataaaaaaatccttgccaaagatgcaaaccagggggcccacaccctgtccatgagggtggagggcgcgcccccctagggcgcgcccctacctcgtgggccccctggagctcctccgacgccaactccaactctatatatttgctttcggagagaaaaaaatcaaggagaagaaatcatcgcgttttacgatacggagccgccgccaagccctaaaacctctcaggagggctgatctggagtccgtacggggctccggagagggggattcgtcgccatcatcatcaacaactatcctccatcaccaatttcatgatgctcaccgccgtgcgtgagtaattccatcgtaggcttgctggacggtgatgggttggatgagatctatcatgtaatcgagttagttttgttaggatttgatccgtagtatccactatgttctgagattgatgttgctatgactttgctatgcttaatgcttgtcactagggcccgagtgccatgatttcagatctgaacctattatgttttcatgaatatatgtgagttcttgatcctatcttccaagtctatagtcacctactatgtgttatgatccggcaaccccgaagtgacaataatcgggaccactcccggtgatgaccgtagtttgaggagttcatgtattcactatgtgttattgctttgttccggttctctattaaaaggaggccttaatatcccttagtttccattaggaccccgctgccacaggagggtaggacaaaagatgtcatgcaagttctttcccataagcacgtatgactatattcggaatacatgcctacattacattgatgaattggagctagttctgtgtcaccctatgttatgattgttacatgatgaaccacatccggcataattatccatcaccgatgcaatgcctacgagttttccatctactggtttacacttatttactttcccgttgctactgttacaattactacaaaacaccaaaaatattgcttttgcttttgttactcttttgttaccgttaccactactatcatattattgtgctactaaataccttgctgcagatattaagttatccaggtgtggttgaattgacaactcagctgctaatacttgagaatattttttggctccccttgtgtcgaatcaataaatttgggttgaatactctaccctcgaaagctgttccgatcccctacacttgtgggttatcagaggtcCTCTCGGCTATTTTCAGGAAGGGAGCAGAGGAAGGGGTTTTCAGCTCTTTTAATGGGATTTCAGCTACTCAGCGCTTGCCGATTTACGCGGATGATGTGGCAATATTCATCAAGCCTACGAATCAAGACATCACCTTTGTCAAACATGCCTTGCAATGCTTTGGGACTGCCTCTGGACTTGTTGTTAATTACACCAAATCTAATGCAATCATGACCAGGGGAACTGAGGAGGACAGGGACAGAGTTAAAACGAACCTGGCATGCGCTATTGCTGAGTTTCCTTGTAAATATCTGGGGATTCCGCTAGCTATAAAACAACTCACTCGAGCTGATTGGCTACCGATGTTGGATCAAGTCCGTAAAATCTTGCCTGCGTGGCAGCGTGGCCTGATACAAAGACCTGGCAGACTTGTACTTGTCAAATCAGTTATGTCGGCAAGGCCGATTCATCAACTGATGGTGTTAAATGCTCCGGACTGGGTCTTTGAGGATATCAATGCATGGATGAGGTCGTTCTTCTGAGCTGGCAAGGATCGAGTTAACGGTGGATAGTGCCTTGTGGCTTGGAACACGATATGTCGGCCAACTTGTTATGGAGGTTTGGGAGTGAAAAACATCAAGATGCAAGCCTTGGCACTCAGAGTGAGGTGGGAGTGGCTCAGACGAATTGACCAAACTCGACCGTGGCAAGGAATCCCGTTCCTCATCGATGAGGATGCGCGTAGTGTGTTTAATAGCTTGGTGAAGATAACTGTTGGCAATGGTGAAAGCGTGCTTTTCTGGAAGGATAGATGGCTAAATGGTATGTCGGTGGCTGACATCGCCCCTGCTATTCTCTCGTTGGTGCATAAGCGAGCGCATAATCAACGGACAATATGTCAAGCCTTGATTGCCAACAGATGGGAGCTTGATATTAGTGAAGACATACCTTTTATGGCCCTCATCCAGCTTATGCACTTGCGGTTGGCGATTTTAGAAATCGAGAGAGATATGCAGGCGCCCGATGAGTTCTCCTGGCCGTGGGATACTTCTGGAAAGTATACGGCTAAATCGGTGTATAGCAGACTATGCTTGGGGGCTGACAAGATTTGAAACTTTTCAATGCATTTGGCGGAGTGGGGCTATTCTCAAATGCAAATTTTTTGCTTGGCTGGCTGTTCAGTACAGATTGTGGACTTCGGATACGAGGGCTCGGCACGGCTTGCAGGACGAGACTGCTGCGTGCTATACCTGTTTACAGGATGAGGATACGATTGATCACATCCTGATGCATTGCGGATATGCGAAGGAGGTGTGGTACTCCTGCCTCATGCAGTTGGGGATCAGCGCCCCGCAACCAGATCAAACACACACTTTCACATCTTGGTGGCACGAAGCACGTAAGGTCATACCTACTAGGCACATGCGCGGTTTCGATTCTTTCATCATACTTGCTGCTTGGTCGCTATGGAAACAAAGGAATGCTAGGGTATTTGAACGCACGGAACAACAAAAGAGTACACAACAACTGACTTCTCAGATCATGGAGGAGTTGAGAGAATGGCACACCGCGAGAGTTGGACGTTTACACCATTTTACGAGAGATTAGTCTAGTGAGTATGTAGGTGTTGGTGTTGGAGTGGCTAACGGAATGTTCGCATCCTTATTTACCTTTTTGTAAATACTTTACTCTCTTTTATATAAAAATATGGTACGTTATTGACGTGAAAAAAAAGTTTTCGCCGAAAGTTCCGCTGGATACGCGCGCGAGCGTCCTGCGTCCCGGCGCGCGTGAAGGGCTGACGGTTCCGTCCTCTCTCTGACTGACCCTCTCTAGGTCAGCAATGCCGGAAGCCGCCACTGAAGAGGGAGAGGCGTCGGGGTCCGGATCAACTCGCGCGCTCCGCCGCAGCCAGAGGTTCACGGCTGCAGCAAGTTCCACGGCGACGACCCGGTCGATGGCCCTGGTGCGTGCGCGGCAGTCCCCGGGGTCCCAATCTCCACAGGAACCATCCGCGCGATCCAATACAAGGAAGAGAAAGAAGGGGCCGGCTGCCAACCAGAAACCGAAGAcacgggaggagcaggaggaggaggtctCATCCGCAGACAGCTCCCCAATTCGCGAGCCACATATCCCGGATGAGATGTATCGACTTGATGATCTGGATACGTCCAAAGTCATTCAGAAGGCACTAGGAGATCATTTGGACAAAATAGGTATGCCATCCAAGTCGTCTCGATTACTTTCCATGGTTTCACCACCAGTGAGAAAAGTTATCAACCACTTCCGAACGAAGTATTGTGTTCGGCATATGAGTGTTTACTTCTGTGTACTGATTTTCTTGTAGCTCGCCATATGGGATTGCCTACTCTGAATGTGCACATGTGCAGAGCTTCCATGTGCGTTCTTGATGACCCAAATCTGGTTCCTGATCGTGAATCTTCAAGAAAGGCGGTGCTTAATGCTGCTCGCTCTGTTCTCGGGTTTTCGTCCTTTGTTGGTACAAATAATAATGATATCATATCTGTTTATTTAGGAGCATTGTGAAATTATGTTGTTCACTGCTGATATTCCAATGAATTTGTAGGTGGTAAGCCACTAGCACGATGCTGTGGTTTctgggttgattgggatgagaagACCAAAATTGGCACTGCTTTGACAACTTCAAGTCTCATTTGTACTAAGTCTGCATCTATGGACAGTTGGTTAGGGCAAGAAGAGTATGATACTCATGCCTAAGCATGAGTAGAATTGATGAGTTCTATCCATTTGCTATGCCTATAGCTAGTCCCGCTGTACCTCTAGTTGATTCCAATTCAAAATACCTCTTTCTACTTGTGGTTGTGATATACTAGTTGCAAACTAGACATTTTATGTTGTAATTTTAGAAAAAAAAGTTGAAATCTTGCATTCTGCACCTGCTGTAGGTTCTTGTTCACATGCAGGGTGGCGCCACTGAAAAGGCCACCCTGCAGTACCATCAGAAGCACTATGATTTGGCCTTCTTCAGTGTTAGAATGGATCGGCCCGTTCATATACTTTCTTTCAATGATGGTGTGAAGCGTTCTGACCAAGTTTTTGAGCTTGGAAGAGATGAAAAGTCGTTTCTAAGGATAAGCCATGGTGTGGTGAAAATCTTGAATCCAAACCTGCTTGAACGGTATCACTATATGCATGTTCACAGTGCAGATCCACACCCCGATGTACAAACTGTTATCTTATCTCGAGACTGAATTGTACATTTGCTATTCTGGACAATGTATTTTATTGCGTATTTTGCAAATTATTGCTATTATGTCTTCTTGATTTCAATGCATTTTCTAGTATGGCATAGGAGGGCCACTCATTGACTTTGGTGGAAAAATCATGGGAATGGTCAATGGCAATACAAGCGGGTCTTTTATACCGTCTTCCATTTTAGTCAAGTGCTTGCATTTGTGGAGAAAATTTGGGTATGTTCTTGTTTACTTCTGTTTTTAGTGCCACTAAGAAGGCGTTTACCATCATTATGTCCCCTTCGTAAAGAAGATCTTCTCTAGTAAGGATTGAATGAAACACCTTATTGATGTTTGTGATCTATAGCAAGTGGATTTCATCAAATCTGTGCAGATTCTGGCCTTGTCTAGATCAATCCCAAGTTGCACAAACTTGGTTCTTCGTCTATTACTCTTTAGATCGAGTTGTTTCACTTTGGTGTCCTTCTGTTAGTTAAATTTCTTTCATATGGTGTAGCTTTACAGATCAACATGATCATATGATCAGGGAAGACAAAATTTGTCTAATCAAAATATTTGGTCTAGCATGCTTTTAAAAATATCTTGTCTTGCATTGGAGTTTTTATGATATTAGTAAATGCGCACGTGCAATGCACGCTGGTATTTGGGAGTAAATTAATTGTGTGTTGATATTAGGTAGGATATCAAGTACGTGTTAATTATATTAATAGCACAAATATTATTACTTTGGTACTATATTAATTgtacgctaaacatgttgagcgctcaccATTGGAgcaatctaggtcgttggattgacacgatttgatggccgagattagtTGGATCTGCCTCTttaggtctttttatattggtatatagAGGATAAAGTATAGTTTGGTTTAATTGACATGATTCATTTTAGAAGGGTTGCTGCTTATGCTTCCTCAGTTATTAATGTATATCGGATGACTTGTTGATACAGGTGCATCCCTCGGCCCCAGCTTGGTATGAAATTTTGGTCAATCAAGTTTGTAGACATTGCTCTTGCTGAGAATATATTGTGCAAGTGTAATATTGATGATGGCCTTATTGTAAAAGAggtatctctctccctctctttctctatagATCAAAATATAGCCACACCAAACTAGGAGTGTATAATTGCTAATTTTATGCTCCAGCCAGACTGCATGAGCCACTCCCGGGAGAACCAACTGACTACACAACCCGCAACCCACACATATATGCTTTTGATAGTAAAAATGCTCTATACTATTGTTAATCTTGGAAAGCTTGGTGTTTTAATGTGATTCACGCGATTGTAAGTGGTAAGATGTGCATGCAAATAACCTGTATAGTGTTTTTTTCAGTGCAATTATGCGAGTGTTTGTCGTAAACTAAATAATGTGGTTATTTATTTGAACTCAGTTGTGTACTCATCTGTTGGTTGAAGTTTTAGTACTTGTCATGTtaggttgtactccctccatcccataatataagagcgtttttgacactacactagtgtcaaaaacgctcttatattatgggacggagggagtaatatatagcGGAGTATCTAGTAAATGTAGCAAAGTACTAAAGTTGGTATGTGATGAAGTAACACTGGAGCATCTAGTAATGCACTCCTAGTAAGTTTGTAGTAAAACCATATGTACAAGTCATCTATGCGCACAATTGTATTTTTTGCTAGATGGTAAATGGATTTGGTACTGATATGCTTAGCAGGTACCTTTGCTAACCCAGTTTTACTACTTCAATTCATCATTTACCTCGTCTTCATATTAGAGCAGAGGCAAAAAAATTACCATGTGATCTCTAGGATTTACTATGCATTGTACAGCATAGTTTAGTACATGTTTTATGGTTGAGTAGGAGACTGGGAAACCAGGTACACAAGTGTTGGGCTCATTTGGATTTATGTTTGATCCTCTATTATACGTCACTGTACATCTTTACTAGTAGGACTTCTGCTATTACTACATCTCTGTGCATCTTTACTACTAGGACTTCAGCTTTTACACATGATTTGGACAGAGAAGTCAGGAATGCGGGGAGTTGTTGTTCTGATCGAGCGTGCACTTTGGCTGCATGCATGTTTATATTGCTCATTTCTAGATTTATGTTCCTTTCTTGAGTGTTTATGATATCTGCATTTTGAGTGGTTATTGTGACTCTTAGGTGTCATATGGATCTCCTGCTGAGAAACTTGGAATACTGGTCGGTGACGTCATTAATTGTTTCAATGGAGAACGCATCTCTACAACAGTTGAGGTAGATGCACTGTTGATATGTTTGAAGTAATACAAAAGTAAGACACTTATGTTAAATTCTATTGCTTTATGCTATTAACTTACATAAGTATTGCTGCTGTTGTCAGTTGGAGAATATGTTGCTAAGCAAATGCGAGGATGAAAATAATAGCCTTAATTCTGAAGTCAATGTCAAAGTAAGTTTTTTCTATGATTTTCTTTATGCATATTATTCATGCCTTTATATGGGAATAATATTAGCAAAATTTTGACACTGATAAATATATGATGTTACCTTTTTAGCTTGATGTGTTTCACATACGCAAGTCTCGCTGGAGTGACAGAACATTAACTGTAAAAGTGTCTGATGACAATGAAGTTGTTGCAACAGGAGGTATGTATCCTTTGCCAATCTATTCTATCTAAGGATCTACATTATTTCGTTTTGTAAATGGTTATTCACACATTTGCCACTGTGCCATAgtttttttcatgcatttgctaTTAGTTTCTCTCACCTTCCTCTGATTTTGCCACCGTGCCATTGGTCGGCACTAGTTAGACTCTGCTGGGCACTATGTATTAGCTGGGTAGCGGAAGCATTGAGTATTTTGGGCTATTGAAGATGTGAGAATTTACCAAGTATTTACAGTAGACATGCAGACTTAAAGCTCTTGCATGTCAGGTTGTGCTACTCTTGCAGAAAGATCTTCAAAATGCAATTTTAGTGCAAGTAGTAAGATCTTAGACCTCAGAGAAATGGTAGAAATTTCTCTGATGTATTACTCTACAAAAAGATAGGCCCCAAGCATAGCTATCACACAAAATTACTAAGTGCAGCTATCAAACAGAGAAAAGTAAGCAAGCATTAGGCTGCATACATGCTACATTGAAGGTTCAAGGCTGCACACAGCATTACAAGCAATACACAAGTTCTTACTTCCAAAAGCATCAGGACTGCATACATGTCACACGTGTTCTTCAAAAGCTCCTGGATTGCATACTCACTAATTTCAGAAGCAGCAGGACTGCATACTTGCCATTACAAGTCTGAAACCAAAATTTACATGGCAATAGTACCTGTCGCAGCTTCTGTAGCAATCTGATCATGTGGTGATGTTTGTGCCTGGTTTTAGTGCAGCATTTTTGCTACTTCAAATCACAGATCTTTTCCTTTGACCTTTTGCCACCACTTTCTTACCAGTCTTCCTGGATGTGCGTCGGACCATCAGTtttacaaataaaaagaaaagcatTAGTCTCCTGTAGCTAAAGAGATTCATCTGTTTTATAGAATTAATCAATAGCTAAATAAATGCATTAGTTTTACATAAGaacaatacaacaacaacaacaaagcctttagtcccaaacaagttggggtaggctagaggtgatacccataagatctcgcaaccaactcatggctctggcacatggatagcaagcttccacgcacccctgtccatagctagctctttgtcgatactccaatccttcaggtctctcttaacggactcctcccatgtcaaaatcggtcgaccccgccctctcttgacattctccgcacgctttagccgtccgctatgcactggagcttctggaggcctgcgctgaatatgcccaaaccatctcaaacgatgttggacaagcttctcctcaattggtgctaccccaactctatctcgtatatcatcattccggactcgatccttcctcgtgtggccacacatccatctcaacatacgcatctccgccacacctaactgttgaacatgtcgccttttagtcggccaacactccgcgccatacaacattgcgggtcgaaccgccgtcctgtagaacttgccttttagcttttgtggcactctcttgtcacagagaatgccagaagcttggcgccacttcatccatccggctttgattcgatggttcacatcttcatcaatacccccatcctcctgcaacattgaccccaaataccgaaaggtgtccttccgaggtaccacctggccatcaaggctaacctcctcctcctcacagctagtagtactgaaaccgcacatcatgtactcggttttagttctactaagcctaaaccctttcgattccaaggtttgtctccataactctaacttcctatttacccccgtccgactatcgtcaactagcaccacatcatccgcaaagagcatacaccatgggatatctccttgtataccccttgtgacctcatccatcaccaatgcaaaaagataagggctcaaagctgacccctgatgcaatcctatcttaatcgggaagtcatcggtgtcgacatcacttgttcgaacacttgtcacaaccttgatgagggtaatgtactttgctgggactttgtgtttctccaaggcccaccacatgacattccgcggtatcttatcataggccttctccaagtcaatgaacaccatatgcaagtccttcttatgctccctatatctctccataagttgtcgtaccaagaaaatggcttccatggtcgacctcccaggcatgaa
The sequence above is drawn from the Triticum aestivum cultivar Chinese Spring chromosome 7A, IWGSC CS RefSeq v2.1, whole genome shotgun sequence genome and encodes:
- the LOC123153405 gene encoding uncharacterized protein; the protein is MPEAATEEGEASGSGSTRALRRSQRFTAAASSTATTRSMALVRARQSPGSQSPQEPSARSNTRKRKKGPAANQKPKTREEQEEEVSSADSSPIREPHIPDEMYRLDDLDTSKVIQKALGDHLDKIARHMGLPTLNVHMCRASMCVLDDPNLVPDRESSRKAVLNAARSVLGFSSFVGGKPLARCCGFWVDWDEKTKIGTALTTSSLICTKSASMDSWLGQEEYDTHVLVHMQGGATEKATLQYHQKHYDLAFFSVRMDRPVHILSFNDGVKRSDQVFELGRDEKSFLRISHGVVKILNPNLLERYHYMHVHSADPHPDYGIGGPLIDFGGKIMGMVNGNTSGSFIPSSILVKCLHLWRKFGCIPRPQLGMKFWSIKFVDIALAENILCKCNIDDGLIVKEVSYGSPAEKLGILVGDVINCFNGERISTTVELENMLLSKCEDENNSLNSEVNVKLDVFHIRKSRWSDRTLTVKVSDDNEVVATGVSYPFGDGTP